Proteins co-encoded in one Spirosoma endbachense genomic window:
- a CDS encoding DoxX family protein: protein MKKTKITYWVLTGLFAFVMAGSAIPNIMVNPMSVQGFHEMGYPTYIIPFLGWAKLLGVVAILVPGFPRIKEWAYAGLIFDLLGATYSVANSGKTLGEWSPIFIFVALGFGSYFFYHKRLKESALRTSETVQNDFRIAV from the coding sequence ATGAAAAAGACAAAAATCACGTACTGGGTATTGACAGGATTATTCGCTTTTGTTATGGCGGGCTCGGCCATTCCCAATATTATGGTCAATCCAATGTCGGTGCAGGGTTTTCATGAAATGGGTTATCCGACCTATATAATCCCGTTTCTGGGCTGGGCCAAACTTCTTGGTGTGGTGGCCATACTGGTTCCGGGCTTTCCGCGTATTAAAGAATGGGCGTATGCCGGACTCATTTTTGATTTGCTGGGTGCTACCTATTCCGTCGCGAATAGCGGTAAGACTCTCGGCGAATGGTCGCCTATTTTTATCTTTGTTGCGCTGGGTTTTGGTTCGTATTTTTTCTATCATAAACGGCTGAAAGAATCCGCTTTGCGAACCTCTGAAACCGTTCAGAACGACTTTCGAATAGCTGTGTAG